One genomic region from Bos indicus isolate NIAB-ARS_2022 breed Sahiwal x Tharparkar chromosome 17, NIAB-ARS_B.indTharparkar_mat_pri_1.0, whole genome shotgun sequence encodes:
- the LOC139176805 gene encoding protein FAM246C, whose product MAAEPRRPWVQARSAYGASEALRRAVGRRRDPGPQPNGPGPDEARGPGRLARLRGQLRAEAAARADAPRLLRLVERAGAAAGAAETGEQAEERSRGSVCSVCGEPRGGATYPAGVLEVSERQLQEGLAAVRAELGAGLEALRAELRAELDALRALLPPPPAARREPRVPRGPALLRALGTVNALAAGVRPTDDASDGPADGGANRAPARKNLKKTPVPPGAPQGGGD is encoded by the coding sequence ATGGCGGCGGAGCCCCGGCGCCCGTGGGTCCAGGCGCGCAGCGCTTACGGCGCCAGCGAGGCGCTACGGCGCGCGGTGGGCCGCCGGCGGGACCCCGGGCCGCAGCCCAATGGGCCGGGCCCCGACGAAGCCCGCGGCCCGGGCCGCCTGGCTCGCTTGCGGGGCCAGCTTCGGGCTGAGGCGGCGGCGCGGGCCGACGCGCCCCGACTGCTGCGGCTGGTGGAGCGCGCGGGGgccgcggcgggggcggcggAGACGGGCGAGCAGGCGGAGGAGCGCAGCCGCGGCTCCGTGTGCTCCGTGTGCGGCGAGCCGCGCGGCGGGGCCACTTACCCGGCGGGCGTCCTGGAGGTCAGCGAGCGGCAGCTGCAGGAGGGCCTGGCGGCCGTACGCGCGGAGCTGGGCGCGGGGTTGGAGGCGCTGCGCGCGGAGCTGCGGGCCGAGCTGGACGCCCTGCGCGCGCTGCTGCCGCCTCCGCCGGCCGCCCGCCGCGAGCCCCGCGTCCCCCGAGGCCCGGCCCTGCTGCGGGCACTGGGCACCGTGAACGCCCTGGCCGCGGGCGTGAGGCCCACAGACGACGCCTCAGACGGCCCGGCCGACGGCGGCGCGAACCGGGCCCCGGCCAGGAAGAACCTCAAGAAGACCCCGGTGCCGCCCGGGGCCCCGCAGGGCGGCGGGGATTAA